From the Flavimarina sp. Hel_I_48 genome, one window contains:
- a CDS encoding efflux RND transporter permease subunit, which produces MKKFLTFGFWDRVARVILRNRLVILILILAATVFLATKWKDMRFSYTEANLLPADHPVNQEYQHFIDRFGEEGNLIVLGIQDSSLFTPEVLNRWNALSDSLNRYNEVALSVSLQDLKLLQKEDNPKRFDFVPFIGKKVTSLTEADHYKKQLFDSLPFYEGLIYNKKSGAVRSAIYLKKDIVNTPARKTFILEHLNPLIESFEAETGVDVRASGMPYIRTLNSKNIIDEIGIFVGGALLVTSLIFFFFFRSYRATMIAMITVMIGVMWAFGFLGLLGYEITVLTALIPPLIIVIGIPNCIFLINKYQQEYKIHGNQVKALQRVITKVGNATLMTNITTASGFATFILTKSSLLKEFGVVASINILAIFLLSLLIIPIMYSYMTPPKERHLKHLGRSWIERFVSWMENMVRNRRITIYMVSLGLLIISMIGMSQIRVSGSLLEDMPKSTTFYEDIKFFENEFDGIMPLEILIDTKRPKGVLKLPTLKRMDELSNTITEIPELSKPVSIVNLVKYSKQAFYNGAPKYYQLPTSNERNFILPYASSFGDNAGLMNSYVDSTGQYARMTTFMQDIGTDQMEKVENNLNTKINALFPKENYNISLTGKALVFQKGTDYLVNNLIISLSLAIFLIALFMAWMFRSFKMILISLIPNLLPLVITAGLMGFLGVPLKPSTILVFSIAFGISVDDTIHFLAKYRQELMKTGWKIKTSVYASVRETGHSMLYTSIVLFFGFSVFMISDFGGTIAMGGLVSATLLFAMFANLLLLPSLLLSLERNIANKKEFKEPSIDIIDPDGDEDNKLDGI; this is translated from the coding sequence ATGAAGAAATTTTTGACCTTTGGTTTTTGGGACCGTGTTGCCCGCGTTATTTTGCGCAATCGCCTGGTAATCCTAATACTGATCCTGGCGGCCACCGTTTTTCTGGCCACAAAGTGGAAGGATATGCGCTTTAGCTATACTGAGGCCAACTTACTTCCCGCAGACCATCCCGTCAACCAGGAATATCAGCATTTTATTGACAGATTTGGCGAAGAAGGAAACCTTATTGTTCTGGGAATTCAGGATTCCTCCTTATTTACGCCAGAGGTACTTAACCGCTGGAATGCTCTATCAGACAGCCTTAACCGTTATAATGAGGTAGCGCTTTCCGTTTCTTTACAAGATTTAAAACTGCTACAGAAAGAAGACAATCCCAAACGTTTTGACTTTGTACCTTTTATAGGAAAAAAGGTAACCTCGCTTACGGAAGCTGATCATTATAAAAAACAACTTTTTGACAGCCTGCCCTTTTACGAGGGCCTTATTTATAATAAAAAATCTGGTGCGGTGCGCAGCGCCATTTATCTCAAAAAGGACATTGTAAATACACCGGCCCGTAAGACTTTTATCCTTGAACACCTCAACCCGTTAATCGAAAGTTTTGAGGCTGAGACTGGCGTTGACGTTAGGGCAAGCGGTATGCCTTACATTAGAACGCTCAACAGTAAAAATATCATTGATGAAATAGGGATTTTTGTGGGCGGCGCCTTACTGGTTACCTCCCTGATCTTCTTTTTCTTTTTCCGCTCTTATCGCGCCACGATGATCGCAATGATCACCGTAATGATAGGCGTGATGTGGGCTTTTGGGTTTTTAGGTCTTCTAGGGTATGAAATCACCGTATTAACCGCGCTTATCCCGCCGCTTATTATTGTTATCGGGATTCCCAACTGTATTTTTCTTATCAATAAATATCAGCAGGAATACAAAATTCATGGTAATCAGGTAAAGGCGCTTCAGCGTGTAATCACTAAAGTAGGTAATGCTACATTGATGACAAACATTACCACGGCCTCTGGTTTTGCGACTTTTATATTGACCAAAAGTTCGTTATTAAAGGAATTTGGTGTGGTCGCCTCTATAAATATTCTGGCTATTTTCTTGCTGAGCTTGCTCATCATACCCATAATGTACAGTTACATGACACCGCCTAAGGAGCGTCACCTCAAACACCTGGGCAGATCATGGATAGAACGCTTTGTTAGTTGGATGGAAAATATGGTGCGCAACCGCCGAATCACGATTTATATGGTTTCCCTGGGGCTGCTGATCATAAGTATGATCGGGATGTCACAGATTCGCGTTTCAGGTAGTTTACTGGAGGATATGCCGAAAAGCACGACATTTTATGAAGATATAAAATTCTTTGAAAATGAGTTTGATGGCATTATGCCGCTTGAAATTTTGATCGATACCAAAAGGCCAAAAGGTGTCCTTAAACTGCCTACGCTCAAACGTATGGATGAGCTGAGCAACACCATTACCGAAATCCCAGAACTTTCTAAACCGGTATCCATTGTGAATTTGGTCAAGTACAGCAAACAGGCCTTCTATAATGGTGCGCCAAAATACTACCAACTTCCCACCTCAAACGAGCGCAACTTTATTTTACCGTACGCCAGCAGTTTTGGTGATAATGCAGGTTTGATGAACAGTTATGTGGACAGTACCGGTCAGTACGCCCGTATGACTACATTTATGCAGGATATAGGCACAGACCAGATGGAAAAGGTTGAAAACAACCTCAATACGAAGATAAATGCCCTTTTCCCTAAGGAAAACTATAACATAAGCCTTACCGGGAAAGCCCTGGTTTTTCAAAAAGGTACAGATTATCTGGTTAACAACCTTATTATAAGCCTGTCACTGGCAATATTTCTTATTGCCCTTTTTATGGCCTGGATGTTCCGTTCTTTTAAAATGATCCTGATCTCGCTCATTCCTAATTTGCTACCATTGGTAATTACAGCTGGTCTCATGGGATTTTTAGGTGTTCCTTTAAAACCTTCTACCATTCTGGTTTTTAGTATTGCCTTTGGTATTTCCGTAGATGATACCATTCACTTTTTAGCAAAATACCGTCAGGAATTGATGAAAACCGGATGGAAAATAAAAACATCAGTGTATGCATCTGTACGAGAAACGGGGCATAGCATGCTTTATACATCGATTGTACTGTTTTTTGGATTTTCGGTATTTATGATTAGTGATTTTGGCGGCACCATCGCTATGGGCGGACTTGTTTCGGCTACACTGCTTTTCGCCATGTTTGCAAACCTTCTTTTATTGCCGTCGCTTTTGCTTTCGCTGGAGCGGAATATTGCCAATAAAAAGGAATTTAAAGAACCCAGCATTGATATCATTGACCCTGATGGGGACGAGGACAATAAACTTGATGGGATTTAA
- a CDS encoding solute:sodium symporter family transporter, which produces MAIISFLAFTILVAVISWWSVRTTDETSSDGYFLGGRSLTAVVIAGSLLLTNLSTEQIVGLNGQSYTEGLPVMAWETLAAIAMVITAIFLLPRYLKGGLTTVPQFLERRYDTFTKAMTSGLFLSGYAIVLLPIVLYSGSLAIVTMFDMPAKFDISETTALWICIWGIGIIGSIYAIFGGLKAVAVSDTINAVGLIIGGLMIPVFGLLAVGDGDMIAGIDILMEENPEKFVAMGGPESTVPFSTIFTGMMLVQLFYWGTNQAIIQRALGAKNLAEGQKGLLLGAFVKVLGPLIVVLPGIIAFHIFEGNLENADQAYPALVREVLPLSLVGFFAAVLFGAILSSFNSALNSSVTLYGVDIYKQYVNKEASEREIVKAGKSFGIILALISMIVAPFIANASKGLFGYLQEVNGCYSIPILTIIVVGYTTKRVPAIAAKVGLISGVVLYSISQFILKPYVFGEENYPHYLHVMAILFVLNIIIMLVIGKMYPRDEDYELQYTNEVDINPWKYVKPVGIAICLVVVCIYVYFK; this is translated from the coding sequence ATGGCAATTATTTCCTTTCTGGCTTTTACCATTTTGGTAGCGGTTATTTCCTGGTGGTCTGTGCGTACTACAGATGAAACTTCTTCAGATGGCTACTTTCTGGGTGGTCGCAGTCTTACCGCAGTTGTGATCGCAGGATCTTTACTGCTTACCAATCTTTCTACGGAACAGATCGTAGGGCTCAACGGCCAGTCATATACCGAAGGACTTCCGGTCATGGCCTGGGAAACGCTTGCCGCAATTGCTATGGTGATCACCGCGATCTTTTTATTGCCGCGTTACCTCAAGGGCGGTTTGACCACGGTACCGCAATTTCTCGAGCGGCGCTATGATACATTTACGAAGGCCATGACCTCCGGACTCTTTCTTTCTGGTTATGCGATCGTTTTGTTGCCTATTGTGCTTTATTCTGGATCCCTGGCCATTGTGACCATGTTTGATATGCCGGCTAAATTTGACATAAGTGAAACCACCGCGTTGTGGATCTGTATATGGGGAATTGGTATTATTGGTTCTATTTATGCCATTTTTGGAGGTTTAAAGGCCGTTGCCGTATCGGATACCATTAATGCTGTGGGCTTGATCATTGGCGGTCTCATGATCCCTGTTTTTGGACTACTGGCGGTGGGAGACGGTGATATGATCGCGGGAATAGATATCCTAATGGAAGAAAATCCCGAAAAATTTGTCGCTATGGGCGGTCCGGAATCCACGGTTCCTTTTTCGACAATTTTTACGGGTATGATGCTGGTTCAGCTGTTTTACTGGGGTACAAACCAGGCGATCATACAACGCGCACTTGGTGCTAAAAACCTGGCGGAAGGACAAAAAGGGCTGCTACTGGGTGCATTTGTGAAGGTTTTGGGACCTCTTATCGTGGTTTTACCGGGTATCATCGCCTTCCATATTTTTGAGGGTAACCTTGAGAATGCAGACCAGGCTTATCCTGCGCTGGTACGCGAGGTTTTGCCACTTTCACTGGTGGGCTTTTTTGCTGCGGTACTTTTTGGTGCGATCTTAAGTTCATTTAATAGCGCGCTAAACAGTTCTGTAACCCTTTATGGTGTGGATATTTACAAGCAATACGTCAATAAGGAGGCTTCGGAAAGGGAAATCGTAAAAGCAGGAAAATCCTTTGGGATCATACTGGCACTGATTTCTATGATTGTGGCTCCTTTTATTGCAAATGCTTCAAAAGGGCTTTTTGGTTATTTGCAGGAAGTAAATGGATGTTATAGTATTCCCATTTTGACAATCATTGTGGTGGGATATACCACAAAACGAGTACCCGCTATTGCGGCAAAAGTTGGGTTGATTTCTGGCGTTGTACTTTACAGTATCAGTCAGTTTATATTGAAACCTTATGTTTTTGGAGAAGAGAATTACCCGCATTACCTGCACGTAATGGCGATTCTCTTTGTGCTCAACATTATCATAATGCTCGTGATAGGTAAAATGTACCCACGTGATGAAGATTATGAACTACAATATACCAATGAAGTGGATATAAATCCATGGAAATATGTAAAGCCCGTAGGCATCGCGATCTGCCTTGTTGTTGTCTGCATTTATGTTTACTTTAAATAG
- a CDS encoding NUDIX hydrolase, whose product MSLKQQQDWYEHQQKIHIAVDCIIFGFYEGKLKLLVFKRKIEPLSGKWSLLGSFVKSTEDVKSAAERVLYELTGLEKVYLKELKSYSDINRDPGQRCISIAHYALINAEGQDAKTAKDHSAQWFTIKELPELVLDHNIMAQEALDALKKEARYQPIGFELLPDLFTIPQLQALYEAIYDKTLDSRNFRKKVISFNFLIKTDEKDHSSSKKGAYLYRFDEYRYRELVASGYDFTL is encoded by the coding sequence ATGAGTTTAAAGCAACAGCAAGACTGGTATGAGCACCAGCAGAAAATACATATTGCCGTGGATTGTATTATTTTCGGTTTTTATGAAGGAAAATTAAAGCTACTTGTTTTTAAGCGAAAAATTGAGCCTTTAAGTGGAAAATGGTCTCTTCTGGGCAGTTTTGTTAAAAGTACCGAAGATGTAAAAAGTGCCGCGGAGCGGGTTTTGTACGAGCTTACGGGCCTGGAAAAAGTCTATTTGAAAGAACTTAAAAGCTATAGCGATATCAATCGTGATCCCGGTCAGCGGTGTATTTCAATTGCGCATTATGCACTCATCAATGCAGAAGGGCAAGATGCTAAAACAGCAAAAGATCACAGCGCACAATGGTTTACCATAAAGGAATTGCCAGAACTCGTGCTTGATCATAATATTATGGCACAAGAAGCGCTTGATGCCTTAAAAAAAGAGGCGCGTTACCAGCCCATAGGTTTTGAACTTCTTCCAGATCTATTCACCATACCGCAATTACAGGCGCTTTATGAGGCTATTTATGATAAAACTTTAGATTCGAGAAATTTCAGAAAAAAAGTAATTTCCTTTAATTTCCTGATCAAAACCGATGAAAAAGATCATAGTAGTTCAAAAAAAGGCGCTTATCTCTATCGTTTTGATGAATACAGATACCGGGAGTTAGTCGCCTCTGGCTATGATTTTACGCTGTAA
- the galK gene encoding galactokinase, with translation MLKKLSNNQKKQDKLDNFKAEIVINSPGRVNLIGEHTDYNNGFVMPTAIDKKILFYLKSNGSDQCNITSIDYDASVSFDINVPDPDREEWTQYLIGVVEEIKKLGKTLKGFDCIITSDLPVGAGISSSAALECGLAFGLNLLFDLKLEKLQIVKLSQSAEHNYVGTKCGIMDQFASVMSKDAHVIKLDCQSLEYELLPFDIAPYKLLLLNTNVAHNLASSEYNVRRQECEQGIAILQQDYENTNSLRDVSIVQLKQCKNKMDDVIYRRCSYVLQENERVLKASEALRNNDLNTFGQLMYASHEGLQSQYEVSCKELDFLTDFSRSHEQILGCRMMGGGFGGCTINLIHENAVDDYIDEVSKAYFAQFNIALTAFTTIPAEGTTVLENNL, from the coding sequence GTGTTGAAAAAACTATCCAATAATCAGAAAAAACAGGATAAATTAGACAATTTTAAGGCAGAAATCGTCATTAATTCACCTGGACGCGTTAATCTTATAGGCGAACATACAGATTACAATAATGGTTTTGTTATGCCTACGGCAATAGATAAGAAGATACTTTTTTATCTAAAGTCAAATGGATCTGATCAATGTAACATCACCAGTATTGATTATGACGCTTCGGTAAGCTTTGATATAAATGTACCAGATCCAGACCGCGAGGAATGGACGCAATACCTCATTGGCGTTGTTGAAGAAATCAAAAAACTGGGCAAAACCCTAAAAGGATTTGATTGTATAATTACAAGCGATCTGCCCGTGGGCGCTGGCATTAGCTCATCTGCCGCTCTGGAATGTGGTCTCGCTTTTGGCCTAAACCTACTTTTTGACCTCAAGCTGGAAAAACTGCAGATCGTTAAACTGTCCCAAAGCGCAGAACACAATTATGTGGGTACTAAATGTGGCATTATGGATCAGTTTGCCTCTGTGATGAGCAAAGATGCGCACGTGATCAAACTGGATTGCCAGAGTCTGGAATATGAACTCCTCCCCTTTGATATTGCACCTTATAAATTGCTGCTTCTCAATACGAATGTTGCCCATAACCTGGCCAGTAGTGAGTACAATGTGCGCCGCCAGGAATGTGAGCAGGGCATCGCCATACTTCAGCAAGATTATGAAAATACAAACTCACTTCGGGATGTAAGTATTGTCCAGCTTAAACAATGCAAAAATAAAATGGATGATGTGATCTATAGACGTTGCAGCTACGTCTTACAGGAGAACGAGCGTGTACTAAAAGCTTCGGAAGCCCTTAGGAATAATGACCTCAACACCTTTGGCCAGTTGATGTACGCCTCTCATGAAGGATTGCAAAGTCAGTATGAAGTAAGCTGCAAGGAACTGGACTTTCTAACCGATTTTTCACGATCGCACGAGCAGATACTTGGATGCCGTATGATGGGTGGCGGTTTTGGCGGTTGTACCATAAACCTTATTCACGAAAATGCCGTAGATGATTATATTGATGAAGTTTCAAAAGCTTATTTCGCCCAATTCAATATTGCATTGACCGCATTTACAACCATTCCCGCAGAGGGAACCACTGTTTTAGAAAACAACCTTTAA
- the galE gene encoding UDP-glucose 4-epimerase GalE, with the protein MKILVTGGLGFIGSHTVVELQKKGFEVVIIDNLSNSSRDVLDGITKITNKKPEFIEMDLRNKTDVSAFFKKHEDVSGVIHFAASKAVGESVEKPLLYYENNLGTLIYILQELSEKAESYFIFSSSCTVYGQADELPITESAPVKPAESPYGNTKQVGEEIIRDTCKVKKELQAIALRYFNPVGAHESVEIGELPLGVPQNLIPYITQTGMGMRDKLSVYGDDYPTQDGTAVRDYIHVVDLAKAHVIALQRLIDNKNESNYEVFNIGTGTGSSVLEVIKSFEKVSGKDLPHEIVGRREGDVVAAYADTTKANETLGWKAEKTLDDALTSAWKWEQKVRAKK; encoded by the coding sequence GTGAAAATTTTAGTTACTGGCGGCCTTGGATTTATAGGCTCACATACCGTTGTTGAATTGCAAAAAAAAGGTTTTGAAGTTGTCATAATAGACAACCTTTCCAACTCTTCCAGGGATGTACTTGACGGAATAACCAAGATTACCAACAAGAAACCAGAATTCATTGAAATGGACCTTCGGAATAAAACCGATGTTAGCGCTTTTTTCAAAAAACATGAAGATGTATCTGGGGTGATCCATTTTGCGGCTTCCAAGGCAGTAGGTGAAAGTGTGGAAAAACCACTTTTATATTATGAAAACAATTTGGGCACCCTGATCTATATACTTCAGGAACTTAGTGAAAAGGCGGAAAGTTATTTTATTTTTAGTTCGTCGTGTACTGTTTATGGTCAGGCAGATGAACTTCCCATTACGGAATCAGCTCCCGTAAAACCGGCAGAATCCCCTTACGGAAATACCAAGCAGGTGGGTGAGGAAATCATTCGCGATACCTGTAAGGTTAAAAAAGAATTGCAGGCCATCGCACTGCGGTATTTTAATCCGGTAGGGGCACATGAAAGTGTGGAAATTGGCGAACTTCCATTGGGCGTTCCTCAAAATTTGATTCCTTATATTACGCAAACAGGGATGGGAATGCGCGATAAACTTTCGGTTTATGGCGACGATTATCCTACTCAAGATGGTACTGCCGTACGCGATTATATTCACGTTGTGGATCTGGCAAAGGCACATGTAATTGCCCTACAGCGCCTTATAGACAATAAAAATGAGTCTAATTACGAGGTTTTCAACATCGGGACCGGTACCGGCAGTTCTGTACTTGAGGTCATCAAGTCCTTCGAAAAGGTTTCCGGAAAGGATTTACCTCATGAAATTGTAGGACGTCGTGAAGGCGATGTGGTCGCTGCTTATGCTGATACGACCAAAGCCAATGAAACACTGGGCTGGAAAGCAGAGAAAACATTAGACGATGCGCTTACTTCCGCTTGGAAATGGGAGCAGAAAGTAAGGGCTAAAAAGTAG
- a CDS encoding HAD-IIA family hydrolase codes for MDKGFLIDMDGVIYSGNDLIPGADTFIAELQKKGIPFLFMTNNSQRSPIDVVNKLRPMGIKVTEENVYTSAMATAWFLSFTHPDGTAYVLGEGGLISSLHNNGYSLVTQDPDYVVIGEGRNFTLEMANKAVDMVLGGAKLIATNLDPSPKKIGWSNLGIKAIVKMIEEATGKRAFSVGKPSPVMMRAARKKLGLTTDQTIVIGDTMDTDILGSIQMGYKTIMTLSGVSKRADLDNYAFAPDMIIDSLKDFDLDKALAKLSE; via the coding sequence ATGGACAAAGGTTTTCTTATAGATATGGATGGAGTGATTTACAGTGGTAATGACCTTATTCCCGGTGCAGATACATTTATCGCCGAACTCCAGAAAAAAGGGATCCCCTTTTTGTTCATGACAAATAACAGCCAGCGTAGTCCCATAGATGTGGTCAATAAATTACGACCCATGGGTATAAAGGTTACCGAAGAAAATGTTTACACCAGTGCGATGGCTACCGCCTGGTTTTTAAGTTTTACCCATCCTGATGGTACAGCGTACGTCCTGGGCGAAGGTGGTCTTATCTCCAGTCTGCACAATAATGGTTATTCCTTGGTAACCCAGGATCCTGATTATGTAGTTATAGGGGAAGGTCGCAATTTTACCCTGGAAATGGCCAATAAAGCGGTAGATATGGTGTTGGGCGGTGCCAAATTGATCGCCACAAATCTGGATCCTTCGCCAAAGAAAATAGGATGGTCCAATCTTGGGATCAAAGCGATCGTGAAAATGATTGAAGAAGCCACGGGAAAGCGTGCTTTTTCTGTTGGAAAACCCAGTCCGGTGATGATGCGGGCGGCACGTAAAAAATTAGGCCTTACCACAGACCAGACCATCGTCATAGGTGACACGATGGATACTGACATTCTGGGTTCTATACAGATGGGTTATAAAACCATTATGACGTTATCTGGGGTCTCAAAGAGGGCAGATCTTGATAATTATGCCTTTGCGCCAGATATGATCATTGATTCTCTAAAGGATTTTGATCTGGACAAAGCGCTGGCAAAGCTTTCCGAATAG
- the glpK gene encoding glycerol kinase GlpK, producing MSKKYVIAFDQGTTTTGAILFNVKGEIVHMAQKKLKQYHPQSGWVEHDALEIYEDQKAVFEEVLEETRVELTEIAGIGITNQRETVVVWNKKTGTPIYKAICWLDKRTEGICAAMRERGLQREILKKTGLVIDSYFSATKVKWILDNVKDARKQAENGELLFGTIDSWLIYKFTGNHFTDHTNASRTMLYNINDLTWDKELLEEFDIPRSMLPQVRESASDYGNIIYNEHPIAIYGVAGDQQASLFGQGGHKSGMAKTTYGTGCFMLLNTGKKPYLSQNGLLTTLCCTIENESVKYALEGSVFVGGASIEWLRDSLGLIKEVAETQEICFKTQTLDELYFVPAFTGLGAPIWDASAKGTMQGLTFNTGKNEIIKATVEAMAYQVKDVITAMIQDSGKQLKVLKVDGGASANDYLMQFQADIMDAEIDRPEMLEVTALGVAFLAGIKAGLWTKKEVSGIRKVNRIFEPQLNTHERKKKIHGWDLAVLRTRSGYAESLEKEDSPLRFSVMDRERYIYRAQKTEFDLVIIGGGVTGAGIALDAVSRGLSVCVVEKNDFASGTSNKSTKLVHGGLRYLKQMEIGLVKESGTERAIVHKLAPHLIVPEKMLLPLIEGGQYGKILTSIGLKVYDLLANVEEKDKRKMLDKEQTLALEPMLDAQHVLGGGYYAEYRTDDARLTIELLKKAAGFGAICLNYCEMEDFVYDYKGKVIAVKCKDHNSKKSFEIEAHSFVSAAGPWVDQVRKKDKSMNNKHLHLTKGVHIVFPKEKLPVAQSLYFDVPDGRMIFAIPRGRVTYVGTTDTDYNGDLDHVVATEADAKYLIDAVNNTFPNIELSIEDIESNWAGLRPLIHEEEKDPSELSRKDEIFISKSGLISIAGGKLTGYRKMAERVNETVIKKLHDKQSRTFDPPRTEHITLTSHHLRNSREVGLYQNQLELEFEKLQIEDAGYLSWYFTATYGKQTDVIKKKINFFLNPDVGERLVRAELWYCIHYEMANSLADFFVRRTGRLYFDIASIVKNRKLVLQDFIDYLDWDEKRVIAENEKLDRLLYDATHFYEKEY from the coding sequence ATGAGCAAAAAGTACGTCATTGCCTTTGATCAAGGTACAACCACTACTGGAGCGATCCTTTTTAACGTTAAAGGGGAGATCGTTCATATGGCCCAGAAAAAATTAAAACAATATCATCCACAATCGGGCTGGGTAGAACATGACGCACTAGAGATCTATGAAGATCAGAAAGCAGTTTTTGAGGAAGTGCTTGAAGAAACGAGGGTGGAACTCACAGAAATTGCGGGTATAGGTATTACAAATCAGCGGGAAACCGTTGTGGTATGGAACAAAAAAACCGGAACGCCTATTTATAAAGCGATCTGCTGGTTAGACAAGCGTACCGAGGGTATATGCGCAGCCATGCGGGAACGGGGATTGCAGCGGGAAATCTTAAAAAAGACGGGCCTAGTTATAGATAGTTATTTTTCGGCGACAAAAGTAAAATGGATTCTTGATAATGTCAAAGATGCCAGAAAACAAGCCGAAAATGGCGAACTTCTTTTCGGCACCATAGACAGTTGGTTGATCTACAAATTCACGGGAAATCATTTTACGGATCATACCAATGCCAGCCGCACGATGCTCTACAATATAAACGATCTTACCTGGGACAAAGAGCTGCTTGAAGAATTCGATATACCACGGTCCATGCTTCCGCAGGTGCGGGAGTCGGCATCAGATTATGGCAATATTATCTATAACGAGCATCCCATTGCCATTTATGGCGTGGCCGGTGACCAGCAGGCTTCCCTGTTTGGACAAGGCGGGCACAAGTCGGGAATGGCTAAAACCACCTATGGTACGGGTTGTTTTATGCTACTGAATACCGGCAAAAAACCCTATCTATCACAAAACGGACTCCTCACTACCCTTTGTTGCACAATCGAGAATGAAAGCGTTAAATATGCCCTTGAGGGAAGCGTTTTCGTGGGGGGTGCGAGTATAGAGTGGCTCAGGGATAGCCTGGGTCTTATAAAAGAGGTTGCCGAAACACAGGAGATTTGTTTTAAAACCCAGACCCTGGACGAGCTGTATTTTGTGCCCGCATTTACCGGCCTGGGCGCGCCTATCTGGGATGCGAGCGCTAAGGGTACTATGCAGGGACTCACTTTTAATACCGGAAAGAATGAAATCATAAAAGCCACTGTTGAGGCCATGGCTTATCAGGTTAAAGATGTGATCACCGCAATGATCCAAGACAGTGGCAAACAGTTAAAAGTGCTCAAAGTAGATGGCGGTGCAAGCGCAAACGATTACCTAATGCAGTTTCAGGCAGATATTATGGATGCGGAGATAGACCGCCCAGAAATGCTCGAAGTTACTGCGCTGGGCGTAGCGTTTTTAGCAGGGATAAAAGCCGGACTTTGGACTAAAAAGGAAGTTTCTGGCATTAGAAAGGTGAACCGTATTTTTGAACCCCAATTGAATACGCACGAGCGAAAAAAGAAAATCCACGGTTGGGATCTTGCCGTATTGAGAACGCGTTCTGGCTACGCCGAAAGTCTTGAGAAGGAAGACTCTCCCTTACGTTTCAGTGTTATGGATAGGGAACGGTATATCTATAGGGCACAAAAGACAGAATTTGACCTGGTGATCATTGGAGGCGGGGTAACCGGGGCAGGTATTGCGCTGGATGCCGTTTCCCGCGGACTCAGCGTTTGCGTGGTAGAAAAGAACGATTTTGCTTCGGGAACCAGTAACAAATCCACTAAACTTGTACATGGTGGACTGCGCTATTTAAAACAAATGGAGATAGGTCTGGTGAAAGAATCAGGCACAGAACGTGCCATCGTTCATAAACTTGCGCCACATCTAATTGTGCCAGAAAAAATGCTTTTACCGCTCATAGAAGGCGGGCAATATGGTAAAATATTGACTTCCATAGGGCTAAAAGTCTATGATTTACTGGCCAATGTTGAGGAAAAGGATAAGCGCAAAATGCTGGATAAGGAACAAACGCTGGCACTTGAACCCATGCTTGACGCGCAGCACGTACTGGGAGGAGGCTATTATGCGGAATACCGTACAGATGATGCCCGCCTCACCATTGAATTGCTAAAAAAAGCCGCAGGATTTGGTGCTATCTGCCTCAATTATTGTGAGATGGAAGATTTCGTTTACGATTACAAAGGGAAAGTTATAGCCGTAAAATGTAAAGACCACAATAGCAAAAAAAGTTTTGAGATCGAGGCGCATTCGTTTGTTTCTGCCGCAGGGCCATGGGTGGATCAAGTACGTAAAAAAGATAAAAGCATGAACAATAAGCACCTGCACCTTACTAAAGGCGTGCATATTGTTTTTCCGAAGGAAAAGTTACCCGTGGCGCAGTCGCTTTATTTTGATGTTCCAGATGGGCGCATGATTTTTGCCATTCCGCGTGGGCGGGTTACCTATGTGGGAACTACAGATACAGATTATAATGGTGACCTGGATCATGTAGTAGCCACAGAGGCTGATGCCAAATACTTGATAGATGCCGTTAATAATACGTTCCCCAATATTGAGCTAAGTATAGAAGATATTGAATCCAACTGGGCCGGTCTGCGACCTTTGATCCACGAAGAGGAAAAAGATCCTTCAGAACTTTCCCGTAAAGATGAGATCTTCATAAGCAAAAGCGGACTTATTTCTATCGCCGGTGGAAAGCTTACGGGCTACCGTAAGATGGCGGAGCGCGTCAATGAAACGGTGATAAAAAAATTGCACGATAAGCAAAGCAGGACGTTTGACCCGCCGCGAACAGAGCATATTACGCTTACATCCCACCATTTGCGAAATTCAAGAGAGGTAGGACTTTATCAAAACCAGCTGGAACTTGAATTTGAAAAATTACAGATAGAAGATGCTGGGTACCTGTCCTGGTATTTTACCGCGACCTATGGTAAACAAACTGATGTGATCAAAAAGAAGATCAATTTTTTTCTCAATCCCGATGTAGGGGAGCGTTTGGTGCGTGCGGAGCTTTGGTATTGTATCCACTATGAAATGGCGAATAGCCTGGCAGATTTTTTTGTACGCCGTACGGGAAGGCTATATTTTGATATTGCAAGTATTGTAAAAAACCGAAAGCTAGTACTTCAGGATTTTATAGATTACCTTGATTGGGATGAAAAACGGGTCATTGCTGAAAATGAAAAGCTGGATAGGCTTTTATATGATGCCACGCATTTCTACGAAAAAGAGTATTAA